The proteins below are encoded in one region of Sulfolobus sp. A20:
- a CDS encoding Gfo/Idh/MocA family protein produces the protein MHLRIAFLGSGFSARFHLRGLVGVRNVEVRAVYSRNPQSAKEFSLISEELGVGKPKVYDDISKMLSDKDINAVWLTVPNNVHLEYTRRIVEEVNQGKSNIIGIAIEKPLARNVKEAKEMIRLVEKASLLHGYLENQVFMPSVIKGKELLWQMGAKSSGRPYLARAAEEHSGPHNSWFWKPTISGGGALLDMTCHSLETTRYVLTDPNKEKSSLKPVSVYSEIATLKWNKKEYVSYLKQKYNVDFDKEQAEDYALTIVYYKDNEDNLVISETRTSWNFVGAGLRLTVEVLGPEYSLNINTLQPELFTFFSRNVKIPQSEAFVEKQNAEQGLMPVIPDEAVTYGYQGEDRHMVESFLARRMPTENWYDGLFIVELMMHAYLSAELGKKVNFSPQQIEDFIPKVAKGEWRGTE, from the coding sequence ATGCACTTGAGAATAGCCTTTTTAGGAAGTGGTTTCTCAGCCCGTTTTCACTTACGAGGATTAGTAGGTGTGAGAAACGTTGAAGTTAGGGCTGTATATTCCAGAAATCCTCAATCAGCTAAGGAATTCTCTTTGATTTCAGAGGAATTAGGAGTAGGTAAACCTAAAGTTTACGATGACATAAGTAAGATGCTGAGCGATAAGGATATAAATGCAGTATGGCTTACCGTGCCAAATAACGTTCACTTAGAATACACGAGAAGAATAGTAGAGGAGGTAAATCAAGGTAAAAGCAATATTATAGGCATAGCTATAGAGAAACCATTAGCTAGAAACGTTAAGGAGGCTAAAGAGATGATAAGGCTAGTTGAGAAAGCGAGCTTACTTCACGGGTACTTGGAAAACCAAGTATTTATGCCATCAGTCATTAAGGGGAAAGAGTTATTATGGCAAATGGGTGCTAAGAGCTCTGGTAGACCTTATTTAGCTAGAGCTGCAGAGGAGCATTCTGGTCCTCATAACAGCTGGTTTTGGAAGCCCACTATTTCCGGTGGAGGAGCTTTGTTAGATATGACTTGCCATAGTTTAGAGACCACAAGATACGTTCTCACAGACCCTAATAAGGAGAAATCTTCATTGAAACCCGTAAGTGTTTATAGCGAGATAGCTACTTTAAAGTGGAACAAGAAGGAGTATGTTAGTTACTTAAAACAAAAATATAACGTAGATTTCGACAAGGAACAAGCTGAAGATTACGCCCTCACGATAGTTTACTATAAGGATAATGAAGATAATCTAGTTATATCTGAGACTAGAACCTCATGGAACTTCGTCGGTGCTGGTTTAAGATTGACTGTTGAAGTATTAGGTCCAGAGTACAGTTTAAATATTAATACACTTCAACCCGAGCTATTTACTTTCTTTAGTAGAAATGTAAAGATACCTCAATCTGAAGCTTTTGTGGAGAAGCAAAACGCGGAACAAGGACTTATGCCCGTAATCCCAGATGAGGCAGTGACTTATGGTTATCAAGGGGAGGATAGACACATGGTGGAATCGTTTCTAGCTCGTAGAATGCCAACGGAAAACTGGTATGATGGACTATTCATAGTTGAGTTAATGATGCATGCTTACTTGTCAGCTGAATTAGGAAAGAAGGTTAATTTCAGTCCTCAGCAAATAGAAGATTTTATTCCAAAGGTAGCTAAAGGTGAGTGGAGAGGGACGGAATAG
- a CDS encoding xanthine dehydrogenase family protein molybdopterin-binding subunit, translated as MTQAIGKALRRIIEDPPLITGRGRFVYDIDFRGALYAVFIRSQYAHAKIKSVRCPSNSLCYTAQNLPNIVGFAKDEAIYQGQPLAVVLAEDEYKARDLAEQVEVEYEPLSAVISVEEALRDVNKAKSDLESNIVMQDEIEVGDIRETFQKAYKVVEGELVNQRVIPSAMEPRGAVAYFDGRRLTVWSSTQTPFDLKKGLSALLGNYGVYDIRVIQPFVGGAFGSKIINYPEEFIVAYLSVITGKPIKWFNTRSEDMQTTNHGRDMRFKFKAAFDSEGRLLGIEGTLIMDLGAPIPEINGDSFGMATTAARLLIGRYKVNALKVKVLGIATNKTFIGAYRGAGRPEATYFIERILNLGARELGIDQFEIRERNIMDDVNFYKLPTGIVYDSGKYREMLRIAKPYYHELLRRRNELRSKGKLAGVGIAIVSEIASFGPFSTAKVKVLPNGRIQVVTGTTPHGQGDATAFAQIASEIFEVDPSQVDVLWGDTDLIAEGDLTAGSRSVTVGGSAVFEASRRLKEKLLRIVSERMSVKPEEVIYENGKFIHKQSGKSVTLAEASSISTHMGVLPEEEYSYVMNLYTSPYGLHMALIEVDRETGFVKILDYKAFDDVGIVVNPLLAEGQVHGGALQGISQALYEETVYTPEGALITSNFSDYVIPTAVESIKVEWKSLALAKSDTPIGSKGIGELPTIASTPTILHAVEDAVNKNIYTMPIKPEIILKLLD; from the coding sequence ATGACTCAAGCAATAGGAAAAGCATTGAGGAGAATAATAGAAGATCCACCATTAATCACTGGAAGAGGTAGGTTCGTTTATGACATTGACTTTAGAGGAGCCCTTTATGCCGTATTTATAAGAAGTCAATATGCCCACGCGAAAATAAAAAGTGTTAGATGCCCTTCTAACTCCTTATGTTATACAGCTCAGAACTTACCTAACATTGTAGGCTTTGCTAAAGACGAGGCAATCTATCAAGGACAACCATTGGCAGTAGTATTAGCTGAGGATGAGTATAAAGCTAGAGATTTAGCAGAACAGGTTGAAGTAGAATATGAGCCTTTATCAGCGGTTATAAGTGTAGAAGAAGCACTGAGAGATGTTAATAAGGCTAAAAGTGACTTAGAATCTAATATCGTAATGCAAGATGAAATAGAAGTGGGAGATATTAGAGAGACGTTTCAGAAAGCTTATAAGGTTGTTGAAGGGGAATTGGTTAACCAAAGGGTAATCCCTTCAGCAATGGAACCTAGAGGAGCTGTGGCTTACTTTGATGGGAGAAGGTTAACTGTCTGGAGTAGTACACAGACTCCATTTGATTTGAAAAAGGGGCTATCAGCTTTACTAGGTAACTATGGTGTTTATGATATAAGGGTTATTCAACCGTTTGTTGGAGGAGCTTTTGGAAGTAAAATAATTAATTATCCAGAGGAATTTATAGTAGCATATTTATCAGTTATTACTGGCAAGCCAATAAAATGGTTTAACACTAGGTCTGAGGATATGCAAACTACTAACCATGGAAGAGATATGAGATTTAAATTTAAGGCAGCCTTCGATTCTGAGGGTAGGCTGTTAGGCATTGAAGGTACTTTAATTATGGACTTAGGTGCTCCAATACCAGAGATTAATGGGGACTCCTTTGGCATGGCTACCACTGCAGCAAGGTTATTGATAGGAAGGTATAAGGTAAATGCGTTAAAGGTGAAGGTATTAGGAATAGCTACCAATAAAACATTTATTGGAGCATATAGGGGAGCTGGCAGACCTGAAGCTACATATTTTATAGAGAGAATTCTAAACCTTGGAGCGAGAGAGCTAGGAATTGATCAATTTGAAATTAGAGAAAGGAATATAATGGATGACGTGAATTTTTACAAATTACCAACTGGTATAGTTTATGACAGTGGAAAGTATAGGGAAATGTTAAGAATAGCTAAGCCTTATTATCATGAATTACTGAGGAGAAGAAATGAGCTAAGGAGTAAAGGTAAGCTAGCTGGTGTTGGTATTGCGATAGTGAGCGAGATAGCCTCTTTCGGTCCTTTCTCTACAGCGAAGGTTAAGGTACTGCCTAATGGTAGGATACAAGTAGTAACTGGGACTACGCCACATGGTCAAGGTGATGCTACAGCCTTTGCCCAGATAGCCTCTGAAATATTTGAGGTAGATCCTAGCCAGGTTGATGTTTTATGGGGAGATACGGACCTAATAGCTGAAGGTGATTTAACAGCAGGAAGTAGAAGTGTAACTGTTGGTGGTTCAGCAGTATTTGAGGCATCTAGGAGATTAAAGGAGAAACTATTGAGAATAGTATCGGAGAGGATGAGTGTTAAACCAGAGGAAGTAATTTATGAAAATGGAAAATTCATTCATAAACAGAGTGGCAAATCTGTGACTTTAGCTGAAGCTTCAAGTATTTCAACTCATATGGGTGTCTTACCCGAGGAGGAGTATTCTTACGTTATGAACCTATACACTTCCCCATACGGTCTCCATATGGCATTAATAGAAGTTGATAGAGAAACTGGTTTTGTCAAGATATTGGATTACAAAGCATTTGATGACGTAGGAATAGTTGTGAATCCATTGTTGGCTGAAGGTCAAGTTCACGGAGGAGCTCTTCAAGGAATTTCACAAGCTCTATATGAGGAAACGGTCTACACTCCAGAAGGAGCTTTAATAACTTCTAACTTTTCCGATTACGTAATACCCACGGCTGTAGAGAGCATAAAAGTTGAATGGAAGTCGTTAGCGTTAGCAAAATCCGATACTCCAATAGGTTCCAAGGGAATAGGTGAATTGCCTACGATAGCTTCAACACCTACTATTCTTCACGCAGTAGAAGATGCAGTGAATAAGAACATTTACACGATGCCAATTAAGCCAGAGATTATTCTAAAGCTTTTGGATTAA
- a CDS encoding MFS transporter, which produces MRPLRTYALLNNLATSLINPFISFFSASNGIIGPFLALVSSANTAFPGIMQYILANLSIRAKRMIIIGDLLSGILWITIGALGIYNSMFVLIYVIIAALLGVANFGWLLILDKVSGTKRGTTLAYYNFYAYIGGLVATLITGLIVKDDLSLMDYFFIIGGIIYIINCFVISRLDVDVKFIKSKTSVKNLILNNSEMRKFILASFIFTLIWSMAWPIFPLAQVYKFHMNEFQIAIINLTGGLSTVALQRLVGRLVDKHRRRVMFFGRFALATFPLAYALSTYTYQIYLANLVSGFTNSASISYTAYLFDNSNYYEKRANIALYNMFNGFAALIGSTLSSVFFEILSSHLSLVFSIDLMLLMIGILRILASLLFLTVRDRSKAENSNIINKY; this is translated from the coding sequence TTGAGACCTCTGAGAACTTACGCTCTACTTAACAATCTTGCCACGAGCCTCATAAACCCTTTCATATCATTCTTTAGTGCATCAAATGGAATTATAGGACCTTTCTTGGCTTTAGTTTCATCAGCTAATACTGCATTCCCTGGAATAATGCAATATATATTAGCTAACTTATCGATAAGGGCAAAGAGAATGATAATAATAGGGGATCTGTTAAGCGGAATTCTATGGATAACCATCGGTGCCTTAGGAATTTACAATTCCATGTTTGTGCTAATATATGTTATAATTGCTGCACTATTGGGGGTGGCTAATTTTGGTTGGCTATTGATTCTAGACAAGGTAAGCGGAACTAAAAGAGGAACTACATTAGCTTATTATAACTTCTACGCTTATATTGGGGGATTAGTTGCTACGCTTATTACGGGCTTAATAGTAAAAGATGATCTATCTCTCATGGATTATTTCTTCATTATTGGGGGAATAATATACATAATAAATTGCTTTGTGATAAGTAGATTAGACGTAGACGTCAAATTCATTAAGAGTAAAACCTCAGTTAAAAATCTTATTCTCAATAATTCTGAAATGCGAAAGTTTATATTAGCAAGCTTCATTTTTACATTAATTTGGTCAATGGCATGGCCAATATTTCCCCTAGCTCAAGTATATAAATTCCATATGAACGAGTTTCAAATAGCTATCATTAATTTAACTGGCGGTCTGTCAACAGTAGCCTTGCAAAGGTTAGTAGGAAGATTGGTAGACAAGCATAGAAGAAGAGTTATGTTCTTTGGAAGATTTGCCTTAGCTACTTTTCCTTTGGCTTATGCACTTTCAACGTATACATATCAAATATACTTAGCTAATCTAGTATCTGGTTTTACAAATTCAGCATCGATCTCCTATACGGCATACTTATTTGATAACTCTAACTACTACGAAAAAAGAGCTAATATAGCGTTATATAATATGTTTAATGGTTTTGCGGCGTTGATAGGATCTACGTTATCGAGTGTCTTTTTTGAAATACTATCCAGCCATCTTAGCTTAGTCTTCAGTATCGATTTAATGTTATTAATGATTGGTATTTTGAGGATTTTAGCGTCATTATTATTTCTGACCGTTAGAGATAGGAGTAAGGCTGAAAACTCTAACATTATTAATAAATACTAA
- a CDS encoding Gfo/Idh/MocA family protein, protein MKLGIIGLGGWVTYGHLPALSELGVKVESCVDIDERRVKDFSSKTGCKGYTDYIDMLKNENPDLVLIAVPHSLHAKIALDALSNGSNVYVEKPMATSFEEALKLVEASKKKNKILVVGHEFRFEQNSLTAKKLIKNGELGNIYHVRSLYIRQKGIPTSSTFIRKDLAKGGVIFDLATHLVDLIMFFLDFPTPKSVVSRTHYVFSQDKTKFSSYPSPTLPKDKVEVEDFASAFLDLDGISVYIETSWASYIKESKREIVILGNKGGIHIDNSLYFMRNIADEFFISNPLTTQQRSVYKEVWSKIINAIEKAEIPYPFCTVEQGAINVAILESMYKSAMEGKEVKIDIPAWLLQSAKQSLEVN, encoded by the coding sequence ATGAAATTAGGCATTATAGGATTAGGTGGATGGGTTACCTATGGGCATCTACCAGCGTTATCAGAGCTAGGAGTTAAAGTGGAATCATGCGTAGATATAGATGAAAGGAGAGTAAAGGATTTTTCTTCAAAGACTGGCTGTAAAGGATATACTGATTACATAGATATGTTAAAAAACGAAAATCCTGACCTAGTCTTAATAGCAGTTCCTCACTCTCTTCATGCTAAAATTGCTTTAGATGCTCTTAGCAACGGCTCTAACGTGTATGTTGAAAAACCGATGGCTACATCTTTTGAGGAAGCATTAAAGTTAGTTGAAGCGTCTAAGAAAAAGAACAAGATTCTTGTAGTAGGTCATGAATTTAGATTTGAACAAAACTCCCTTACTGCTAAAAAATTGATCAAAAACGGTGAACTAGGTAATATATATCATGTAAGAAGCTTATATATAAGGCAAAAAGGTATACCCACTTCGTCTACCTTTATAAGGAAGGATTTAGCTAAAGGGGGAGTAATTTTTGATTTAGCGACTCACTTAGTAGATCTTATAATGTTCTTCTTAGATTTCCCAACTCCTAAAAGCGTAGTATCTAGAACTCATTACGTCTTCTCTCAAGATAAGACTAAGTTTTCCTCATATCCTTCACCTACCTTACCTAAAGATAAGGTAGAGGTGGAGGACTTCGCTTCAGCGTTTCTAGATCTTGACGGTATTTCAGTGTATATAGAAACTAGCTGGGCTTCTTACATTAAAGAGAGCAAGAGGGAAATAGTAATATTAGGTAATAAGGGTGGAATTCATATAGATAATTCCTTATACTTTATGAGAAATATAGCTGATGAATTCTTCATCTCTAATCCATTAACCACTCAGCAAAGAAGCGTATATAAAGAGGTCTGGAGTAAAATTATTAACGCTATTGAGAAAGCCGAAATACCGTATCCATTTTGTACAGTGGAACAAGGGGCAATTAATGTAGCAATATTAGAGAGTATGTATAAATCGGCTATGGAAGGTAAAGAAGTTAAAATAGATATTCCAGCTTGGTTATTGCAGTCGGCTAAACAGTCTCTAGAAGTAAATTAA
- a CDS encoding DUF1854 domain-containing protein, whose amino-acid sequence MKNTLLSTKFSIEIKTDLDRDLKLGEEVIKIDGKTITVYDSKRNLILRVDNVIKLSVESGITISKLIAYTSDGKSVEIAYFTKKKEEVFKRLADAFNRNEQIDIKDEEASDIHKVSISTLRWLFSISSKYRKTMILGAILSLITTGLNLVPPYLLKVLIDSVLLSNTHSPALFEDIIIFLVLTYSSLAIVSSIQTRTLNNLGSRIINDLREILYNHVIRHDYSFIERISPSRILSRLTTDAGNTNWLLVWGLPTLVTNLFTIIGIGVILFTLDATLATFILIPIPIIVLMIIRYRRKSHRLYHRNWRRSADITSRINDTVPNFLVVRSFSKEDYESKRLREMLNRLYESSVSINKMNSYYWPLMGLVVNLSTVIIWWLGGHEVISGVIELGIVTAFIAYVSQFYGPINNLSNVLPFIQQSLTSAERIREVLEVKPQISNSESPKKPKMPAEIVFDKVSFGYDPHFPVIKNVSFMIKPGEKVAIVGKSGSGKSTIAKLLLRFYDVDEGKISIGNVDVKEIDLEYLRKKIAYVPQDVVLFDTTVGYNVAYGSDNVDELDIIRACKIAKIHDEIIKLPFAYDTILGERGTYLSGGQRQRLSIARAIIKNPDVLIFDEATSNLDVISEREVYEAMINVSQGKTVILITHNVHEVMNADKVIVLDKGKIVEEGTPRDLLSKKSAFYEMFKDQINEENIFTKAKEKRNREDQLRVVRDLKVYPTNRSSRVNVQIDGIVYHDLIPKMLFPITKPTFIGFYDENGKEVLLLEDYTKITDENSREVLERAISYNNLIFKVNKINEINIKGDQLEWNLITDRGGVTTYTLGRRNVVVFDSKVVLIDKNDNLYEIDLNQLDKKSLNLLLETV is encoded by the coding sequence ATGAAGAATACTCTGCTGTCAACTAAGTTCTCTATAGAGATAAAGACTGATCTCGATAGAGACCTTAAGTTAGGAGAGGAAGTAATCAAAATAGATGGAAAAACAATTACAGTATACGATTCGAAAAGGAATCTGATATTACGCGTAGATAACGTAATAAAACTTAGTGTAGAAAGTGGAATTACTATTAGCAAGTTAATAGCTTACACTTCGGATGGTAAGAGTGTAGAAATAGCTTACTTTACGAAGAAAAAAGAGGAAGTCTTTAAGAGATTAGCTGATGCTTTCAACAGAAATGAGCAAATAGATATTAAGGATGAAGAGGCTTCAGATATTCATAAAGTAAGTATTAGTACATTGAGGTGGCTCTTCAGTATATCATCTAAGTATAGGAAGACAATGATATTAGGCGCCATATTATCATTAATAACTACTGGGCTTAACCTAGTTCCACCTTACTTGTTAAAAGTATTGATCGATAGCGTTTTGTTATCAAATACTCATTCCCCAGCTTTGTTTGAAGACATAATAATTTTCTTAGTCTTAACTTATTCTAGTCTTGCAATTGTTTCTTCAATACAAACTAGAACACTAAACAATTTAGGATCCAGAATAATAAATGATTTAAGGGAGATCCTTTATAACCATGTTATTAGACATGATTATTCGTTCATAGAGAGAATATCTCCAAGTAGAATTCTATCAAGACTTACTACAGATGCTGGGAACACTAATTGGTTATTAGTATGGGGTTTGCCAACACTAGTAACTAACCTGTTTACCATAATTGGTATAGGTGTTATACTTTTCACCCTAGATGCTACTCTGGCTACTTTCATCTTGATCCCTATTCCAATAATAGTTTTAATGATAATAAGATATAGAAGAAAATCCCATAGATTATACCACAGAAATTGGAGGAGAAGTGCTGACATAACTTCAAGAATAAATGATACTGTTCCAAACTTCCTAGTTGTTAGATCATTCTCCAAAGAAGATTATGAAAGCAAGAGATTGAGAGAGATGTTGAACAGGTTATATGAATCTAGTGTTTCGATAAATAAGATGAACTCTTATTATTGGCCTCTAATGGGACTAGTGGTCAACTTATCAACCGTAATAATTTGGTGGCTAGGAGGGCATGAAGTTATATCCGGAGTTATAGAATTAGGTATAGTAACTGCTTTTATAGCTTATGTATCCCAGTTTTACGGTCCAATAAATAATCTAAGCAATGTTTTACCTTTCATACAACAATCCCTAACATCAGCTGAAAGGATAAGAGAAGTATTGGAAGTAAAGCCCCAAATTTCGAACTCAGAAAGTCCTAAGAAACCCAAGATGCCAGCTGAAATAGTTTTTGATAAAGTTTCCTTTGGTTATGACCCTCACTTTCCTGTAATAAAAAACGTTAGTTTTATGATTAAGCCTGGAGAAAAGGTAGCGATAGTAGGTAAAAGCGGTTCTGGTAAGAGTACAATTGCTAAACTCCTTTTGAGATTTTATGATGTTGATGAAGGAAAGATAAGCATAGGTAATGTTGACGTTAAGGAAATTGATCTTGAGTATTTAAGAAAGAAGATAGCTTACGTACCTCAAGACGTAGTCCTATTCGATACTACAGTAGGATACAACGTTGCTTATGGTTCCGATAACGTTGATGAGCTGGATATAATAAGGGCTTGTAAAATTGCCAAAATACACGATGAAATAATAAAATTACCATTCGCTTACGATACTATTCTAGGGGAGAGGGGGACATATTTATCGGGTGGACAAAGGCAAAGGCTAAGTATTGCAAGGGCTATAATAAAGAACCCTGACGTATTAATATTCGATGAGGCTACATCGAATTTAGACGTAATAAGCGAGAGAGAAGTATATGAAGCTATGATTAACGTATCACAAGGTAAAACTGTGATCTTGATAACCCATAATGTTCACGAAGTGATGAATGCAGATAAGGTAATAGTGTTAGATAAGGGTAAGATTGTAGAAGAGGGAACTCCGAGAGATTTATTGAGTAAGAAAAGTGCTTTCTATGAAATGTTTAAGGATCAAATCAATGAGGAGAACATTTTTACGAAAGCTAAAGAGAAGAGGAACCGAGAAGATCAATTGAGAGTCGTAAGAGACTTAAAAGTTTATCCCACTAATAGGTCAAGTAGGGTTAACGTTCAAATAGATGGTATAGTATATCATGACCTAATTCCTAAAATGTTATTTCCAATTACTAAGCCTACATTTATAGGATTTTATGACGAAAATGGAAAAGAGGTACTATTGCTAGAAGATTATACTAAGATTACTGATGAAAATTCTAGAGAAGTATTAGAAAGGGCTATATCTTATAATAACTTAATATTCAAAGTTAATAAAATAAACGAAATAAATATAAAGGGAGATCAACTCGAATGGAATTTAATAACCGATAGAGGTGGAGTTACAACATATACTTTGGGTAGGAGAAATGTTGTTGTGTTTGATTCTAAAGTAGTTTTAATAGATAAAAATGATAATCTATATGAAATTGATTTAAATCAGTTAGACAAGAAAAGCCTTAATTTACTTCTAGAGACTGTTTAG
- a CDS encoding Gfo/Idh/MocA family protein translates to MKVAVVGCNGFGKIHLSAMRNIGGIEYYVFSRDEQKAKDCMKEFNATGYFTKYEDILRSNVDVIDLLVSHDQHLKMGVEAMRSGKHLMLEKPIARTIEEGEKLINTAKENGVKFMVLEQFFFDSSVRKAREIMPKLGKISLIIVRSTHLYQPKGWRTNKEKMGGGAFIDGGVHFIDTLLNLGGDYEKALGLCNNYFSGIEGEDTTIALFKFKNNALGTILYSWSVPKPPKVPGFEIHGENGSIIEDPNTRINRKPFGDLVFNGEVVKVDQVNPIEEEIKGFIKAVENNEPVPMPPEIALRDLKAVLDVYKTCM, encoded by the coding sequence ATGAAAGTAGCTGTAGTAGGATGTAACGGTTTCGGTAAAATCCATCTAAGCGCAATGAGAAATATTGGAGGTATAGAATACTATGTGTTTAGTAGGGATGAGCAAAAGGCAAAAGATTGTATGAAAGAATTCAATGCAACGGGCTATTTCACAAAATATGAGGACATTTTAAGATCTAATGTTGATGTGATAGATTTGTTAGTAAGCCACGATCAACATCTAAAAATGGGAGTAGAGGCTATGAGGAGTGGAAAACATTTGATGTTAGAGAAGCCAATAGCCAGAACTATTGAAGAAGGAGAAAAGTTAATTAATACTGCAAAGGAAAATGGAGTTAAATTTATGGTTTTAGAACAGTTCTTCTTCGATTCCTCTGTACGTAAAGCTAGGGAAATTATGCCTAAATTGGGTAAAATATCGTTAATAATAGTAAGGTCTACCCACTTATATCAACCTAAAGGTTGGAGGACGAATAAGGAAAAGATGGGAGGAGGAGCCTTTATAGATGGAGGAGTACACTTTATTGACACGCTTCTTAATCTTGGTGGGGATTATGAAAAAGCTTTAGGATTATGTAATAATTACTTCTCTGGAATAGAAGGAGAAGACACTACAATAGCTCTCTTCAAGTTTAAGAACAACGCATTGGGCACAATACTTTATAGCTGGTCAGTTCCTAAGCCCCCTAAAGTACCCGGTTTTGAAATACATGGAGAAAATGGTAGTATAATAGAAGATCCTAACACGAGGATAAATCGTAAACCATTTGGAGATCTAGTTTTTAATGGCGAGGTAGTAAAAGTAGATCAAGTTAATCCGATAGAGGAAGAAATAAAGGGTTTCATTAAAGCTGTGGAAAATAATGAGCCAGTTCCCATGCCTCCAGAGATAGCACTAAGAGACTTAAAAGCTGTATTAGACGTATACAAAACTTGTATGTAG
- a CDS encoding Gfo/Idh/MocA family protein, translating to MVEKIRYGVIGVGGHGKNRHLIPLTRLSDQVQVSAVSDINKQRCEEISSQFKVKCYYDYMEMIEKEALDAVSIVTPTGTHANIAIDVLSKGINALVDKPLGANLEEVIKVVKTAENKGAKLMVGYWTRFSPAIQFAKEVKLGEPYVAYGYLVRRRGIPGIPTFIDQKLSGGRGVLLDIGCYVIDNVLSILKFRKPISVMGKVYTKFGNKSEETKFNWGTWDPKRFNLDDYAIAYIKLEKDISFVLEVGWAGNVSHVEERGYIRILGDEGGLEGIGNEAIVDISYHSRTENFLVDTKPHLGKVDLPFEMVKSFVKSIMENRVPPITGYESVVLHSIIDAIYKSSEENREVRVTLPD from the coding sequence ATGGTTGAAAAAATAAGGTACGGCGTAATTGGAGTTGGAGGACATGGTAAGAATAGACACTTAATACCCTTAACGAGATTAAGTGATCAAGTGCAAGTGTCAGCAGTAAGCGATATAAATAAACAAAGATGTGAAGAGATTTCATCACAATTTAAAGTTAAATGTTATTACGATTACATGGAAATGATAGAGAAAGAGGCGTTAGATGCTGTTAGTATAGTCACACCAACTGGTACACATGCTAATATAGCAATTGACGTCTTAAGTAAGGGAATTAATGCATTAGTTGATAAGCCCCTCGGTGCTAATCTAGAGGAAGTGATCAAAGTCGTTAAGACAGCTGAGAATAAGGGAGCAAAACTAATGGTGGGGTATTGGACTAGATTTTCTCCAGCGATTCAGTTCGCTAAGGAAGTAAAATTAGGTGAACCTTATGTAGCTTATGGATATTTGGTAAGGAGGAGAGGAATTCCCGGTATTCCCACGTTTATAGATCAAAAGTTATCTGGTGGAAGAGGAGTTCTTTTAGATATCGGATGTTATGTAATTGATAACGTATTATCTATACTTAAATTTAGGAAGCCAATAAGCGTTATGGGTAAGGTTTATACTAAATTCGGGAATAAAAGCGAAGAGACAAAATTTAATTGGGGAACTTGGGATCCAAAACGCTTTAATTTGGACGATTACGCTATCGCCTACATTAAGCTAGAGAAAGACATCAGTTTCGTTCTAGAAGTAGGTTGGGCTGGAAATGTTTCTCACGTCGAAGAAAGAGGTTATATTAGAATTTTAGGGGATGAGGGAGGATTGGAGGGGATTGGAAATGAGGCAATTGTTGATATTTCGTACCATAGTAGGACTGAAAACTTTTTAGTCGATACTAAGCCACATTTAGGAAAGGTTGATCTACCCTTTGAAATGGTCAAGTCTTTTGTTAAAAGCATTATGGAGAATAGAGTACCTCCAATTACTGGATATGAGAGCGTTGTACTCCATTCAATTATTGACGCAATATATAAATCCTCTGAGGAAAATAGAGAAGTGAGGGTAACTTTGCCAGATTAG